A single Flavobacterium sp. 1 DNA region contains:
- the kdpB gene encoding potassium-transporting ATPase subunit KdpB produces MTKNKSNSLFERKQVKEALVQSFVKLNPKTMFKNPVMFTVEIGTAIMFAVCVAILFGAQDQGSFIYNFIVFLILLATLLFANFAEAIAEARGKAQADSLRKTREETPAKKVIELGKIYSHEIVMVSSSQLKKDDMFFCEAGDVIPTDGEIIEGIATIDESAITGESAPVIREAGGDKSSVTGGTKVLTDRITVRVTTEPGESFLDKMIALVEGASRQKTPNEIALTILLAAFTLIFVIVCVTLKPFADYANTPITIAAFISLFVCLIPTTIGGLLSAIGIAGMDRALRANVITKSGKAVETAGDIDVLLLDKTGTITIGNRKATNFYPANGISQEDFIQSAVLSSLADNTPEGKSIVELAGAAVAKKLSIEGAALIKFTAETRTSGVVLKDGTNIRKGAQDAAKNIVKQAGNTFPEDIAQKVIDISSNGGTPLVVIRNNQVQGVIELQDIIKTGMKERFERLRKMGVKTVMVTGDNPLTAKFIAEKAGVDDFIAEAKPEDKMNYIKNEQQMGKLVAMMGDGTNDAPALAQADVGVAMNSGTQAAKEAGNMVDLDNDPTKLIEIIEIGKQLLMTRGTLTTFSIANDVAKYFAIVPALFITAIPALEGLNIMHLHSPESAILSAVIFNAIIIPILIPLALRGVDYKPIGASAILKRNLLIYGLGGIIVPFIGIKLIDLAVALFM; encoded by the coding sequence ATGACTAAAAATAAATCCAATTCATTGTTTGAACGTAAGCAGGTAAAAGAAGCCTTAGTGCAGTCTTTTGTAAAGCTGAATCCAAAAACAATGTTCAAAAATCCGGTAATGTTTACCGTAGAAATAGGTACTGCTATTATGTTTGCTGTATGTGTTGCCATTTTGTTTGGCGCACAGGATCAAGGTAGTTTTATTTACAATTTCATTGTATTCTTAATTTTGTTAGCAACACTTTTGTTTGCCAATTTTGCCGAAGCAATTGCCGAAGCCAGAGGAAAAGCACAGGCGGACAGTTTGAGAAAAACCCGTGAAGAAACACCTGCAAAGAAAGTTATAGAATTAGGCAAAATCTATTCGCATGAAATTGTCATGGTTTCCTCTTCTCAATTAAAGAAGGACGATATGTTTTTCTGCGAAGCAGGAGATGTTATCCCAACAGACGGAGAAATTATTGAAGGTATAGCAACTATTGACGAAAGCGCCATTACGGGTGAAAGTGCTCCAGTTATTCGTGAAGCGGGAGGTGATAAAAGTTCCGTTACTGGCGGAACTAAAGTTTTAACCGACAGAATAACGGTTAGAGTTACTACAGAACCCGGTGAATCTTTTTTGGATAAAATGATAGCTTTGGTTGAAGGTGCTTCTCGTCAAAAAACGCCAAACGAAATTGCATTGACAATTTTATTGGCTGCGTTTACCTTAATCTTTGTGATTGTATGTGTGACACTAAAACCATTTGCGGATTATGCGAATACACCAATCACGATTGCCGCTTTCATTTCACTTTTTGTGTGTTTGATTCCAACGACAATAGGAGGATTATTATCAGCTATAGGCATTGCGGGGATGGACAGAGCATTACGTGCCAATGTCATAACTAAATCAGGAAAAGCTGTGGAAACCGCTGGTGATATTGATGTATTACTATTAGATAAAACAGGAACAATCACTATCGGAAACAGAAAAGCAACCAACTTCTATCCAGCAAATGGAATATCTCAAGAAGACTTTATTCAATCTGCGGTATTAAGTTCATTAGCTGATAATACCCCTGAAGGAAAAAGTATTGTGGAATTAGCTGGTGCAGCTGTTGCTAAAAAATTATCTATTGAAGGTGCAGCTTTAATCAAATTTACTGCCGAAACCAGAACGAGCGGTGTTGTTTTAAAAGACGGTACCAATATTCGAAAAGGAGCGCAGGATGCCGCCAAAAATATTGTAAAACAAGCTGGAAACACATTCCCGGAAGATATAGCGCAGAAAGTAATTGATATTTCTTCGAATGGAGGAACACCTTTAGTCGTTATCAGAAACAACCAAGTGCAAGGTGTTATCGAATTGCAGGATATCATCAAAACCGGAATGAAAGAACGTTTTGAACGTTTAAGAAAAATGGGAGTGAAAACAGTGATGGTTACTGGTGACAATCCTTTGACTGCCAAATTCATTGCCGAAAAAGCCGGTGTCGATGATTTTATTGCCGAAGCCAAACCTGAGGATAAAATGAATTACATCAAGAATGAGCAACAAATGGGTAAACTTGTCGCGATGATGGGTGACGGTACAAATGATGCACCCGCTCTTGCACAAGCCGATGTTGGTGTTGCAATGAACAGTGGAACTCAAGCTGCAAAAGAAGCCGGTAATATGGTCGATCTTGACAATGACCCAACCAAGTTAATTGAAATTATTGAAATTGGAAAACAATTGTTAATGACCAGAGGAACGCTTACCACGTTCTCGATTGCGAATGATGTTGCCAAATATTTTGCCATTGTTCCTGCACTTTTCATCACTGCGATTCCTGCACTTGAAGGATTGAATATTATGCACTTGCACAGCCCGGAAAGTGCGATTCTATCAGCGGTAATTTTCAACGCGATTATCATTCCGATATTGATTCCGCTGGCATTGAGAGGAGTTGATTATAAACCAATCGGTGCGAGTGCGATCTTGAAAAGAAACCTGTTGATTTACGGTTTGGGAGGAATAATTGTTCCTTTTATAGGGATTAAATTAATTGATTTGGCAGTGGCTTTATTTATGTAA
- a CDS encoding ATP-binding protein has product MKIKTKLNLSVGLLFLLIIILTLVSAFYIFSIKKDTENILKANYNTLEYSRNMLLSLDEMNNNAENAILTFENNLNKQVNNVTEVGEHDATLNLKKSFNLLKTNRTDEGLKNQIRQDIFEIMKLNMSAIKQKSDIAKHTAETANMWIAMTGTLCFLIAFNLLVNLPNNIANPIKELTASIKEIAKKNYSERVHFTSHNEFGDLAKSFNTMAKKLEEYHDSNLYKLLFEKKRLETLINQMNDPIIGLDNQGAILFINNQALKIINRSQEEVIGKSATTLAETNDLIKSLINSESDSIKAQPMKIFADGKESYFEKEIVNITIVPTGEEQSIPIGDVIILRNITVFKELDFAKTNFIATVSHELKTPISSIKMSLQLLENKTTGTINEEQKHLIDSIKDDSQRLLKITGELLELAQVETGNIQLNIEKSNPYEIVHYATEAVKVKAEQKQIEIIIDAETDLPNVKADTEKTSWVLINFLTNAITYSSENSKIIVRLKQKNKQITFQVIDTGKGIDSRYKTKVFDKYFQIPGSNKSGTGLGLAISKEFIEAQNGSINVESELGLGSTFSINLNIA; this is encoded by the coding sequence ATGAAAATTAAAACTAAATTAAACCTGAGTGTAGGATTGTTATTTTTACTGATAATCATCCTAACGTTAGTGAGTGCTTTTTATATTTTTTCGATAAAAAAAGACACTGAAAACATACTGAAAGCCAATTATAATACATTGGAGTATTCCCGGAATATGCTGCTTTCATTAGACGAGATGAATAATAACGCAGAGAATGCAATACTTACATTTGAAAACAATCTCAATAAGCAAGTTAATAATGTTACCGAAGTTGGAGAACATGATGCAACCCTCAATTTGAAAAAATCTTTTAATCTTTTAAAAACAAACAGAACAGATGAAGGATTAAAAAACCAAATTCGGCAAGATATATTTGAGATTATGAAGTTGAATATGTCTGCCATTAAGCAGAAAAGTGATATTGCTAAACATACCGCAGAAACGGCTAATATGTGGATTGCGATGACAGGTACGCTTTGCTTTCTTATAGCTTTTAATCTGTTAGTGAATTTACCCAATAATATTGCCAATCCAATTAAGGAGCTTACAGCCAGTATCAAAGAAATTGCCAAAAAAAACTATTCAGAACGAGTGCATTTTACAAGTCATAATGAGTTTGGCGATTTGGCAAAATCCTTCAATACAATGGCAAAGAAATTAGAAGAGTACCATGATAGCAATCTTTATAAATTGTTGTTTGAAAAGAAAAGATTGGAAACCTTAATCAACCAGATGAATGATCCTATTATTGGTTTGGACAATCAGGGCGCCATTTTGTTTATTAATAATCAGGCTCTGAAAATAATAAATAGGAGTCAAGAAGAAGTTATTGGAAAATCAGCGACTACTTTAGCAGAGACAAATGATTTAATAAAATCTCTAATCAATAGTGAATCTGATAGTATAAAAGCACAGCCGATGAAGATTTTTGCTGATGGTAAAGAAAGTTATTTCGAAAAAGAAATCGTAAACATTACCATAGTGCCAACAGGAGAAGAACAATCCATTCCTATAGGCGATGTTATTATTTTAAGAAACATCACTGTTTTTAAAGAATTAGATTTTGCCAAAACAAATTTTATTGCTACTGTTTCTCACGAATTAAAGACTCCTATTTCATCCATAAAAATGAGTTTGCAATTACTTGAGAACAAAACCACTGGAACAATTAATGAAGAGCAAAAACATTTGATTGACAGTATTAAAGACGATAGCCAGCGGCTGTTAAAAATCACAGGGGAATTACTCGAATTGGCACAGGTCGAAACAGGAAATATACAGTTGAATATTGAAAAAAGTAATCCGTATGAAATAGTTCATTATGCCACCGAAGCTGTTAAAGTAAAAGCAGAACAAAAACAAATTGAAATAATTATCGATGCTGAAACAGATTTGCCTAATGTAAAAGCGGATACCGAAAAAACAAGCTGGGTTTTAATTAATTTTTTAACCAATGCCATTACCTATTCTTCGGAGAACAGCAAAATTATTGTTAGATTAAAACAAAAAAACAAGCAGATTACCTTTCAGGTTATTGATACTGGCAAAGGCATAGACAGCCGTTACAAAACAAAAGTCTTCGATAAATATTTCCAAATTCCCGGAAGCAATAAATCTGGAACTGGATTAGGATTAGCTATCAGCAAAGAATTTATTGAAGCACAAAACGGAAGTATTAATGTTGAAAGTGAACTGGGTTTGGGCAGCACCTTTAGTATTAATTTGAATATTGCCTGA
- a CDS encoding K(+)-transporting ATPase subunit C encodes MKNIFSILKLTALLVILFSVIYTMAILGIAQFAPNKGKGETISVNGKVVGYQKIGQKFDKPNYFWGRPSAVDYNAAGSAGSNKGPSNPDYLALVQKRIDTFLIVHPYLKKSEIPSDMVTASGSGLDPNISPEGALIQVKRVAKVRNLSEDKVKALVETKINKPSVMGTSTVNVLELNVALDELK; translated from the coding sequence ATGAAAAACATATTTTCAATATTAAAATTGACCGCATTATTGGTTATTTTATTCTCGGTTATTTATACTATGGCAATTTTAGGAATTGCACAGTTTGCCCCAAATAAAGGGAAAGGAGAAACCATTTCTGTAAATGGAAAAGTGGTAGGCTACCAAAAAATTGGTCAAAAATTTGACAAGCCTAATTATTTCTGGGGACGACCATCAGCAGTGGATTACAATGCTGCCGGAAGTGCTGGAAGCAATAAGGGTCCTAGCAATCCAGATTATTTGGCTTTGGTACAAAAAAGAATCGACACGTTTTTGATTGTACATCCATATTTGAAAAAATCAGAGATTCCATCGGATATGGTAACGGCTTCAGGTAGTGGCTTGGATCCAAATATTTCACCGGAAGGCGCTTTGATTCAGGTAAAAAGAGTGGCAAAAGTTAGAAACCTTTCTGAAGATAAAGTAAAAGCATTAGTAGAAACCAAAATCAATAAACCATCGGTAATGGGAACTTCAACCGTAAATGTTTTAGAGTTGAATGTAGCTCTGGATGAGTTGAAATAA
- a CDS encoding triple tyrosine motif-containing protein, whose protein sequence is MRHIELSMIFFLLFVTTFFGQIKSIGVPDIRNYKRSDYKGGPQNWNIEQDKNGNIYFANNNGLFQFDGVSWRKYALPNSPLIRSVKIDDSGKIFVGGSDDFGYFKPNSKGKLKYFSLSKMVNTAKVKLTGFIWKIHIHKGEVIFQSFERAYIYKNNKIRLLEAPTKFQFSFLVNNHLYFQDKTAGIVEYKNGKLFQLKNTTILNNTEIWGIFPMSENKLLAATLNKGLFIYKNDKMIPWGTEANVFIKKNGSLGGVAIKDKFIVLNSVLDGIIICDLNGKIIQHIDRTKGLQNNTVLTSFIDNKNNLWLGLDSGIAFINENSPFSYFGFSYNLGTVYGSVVYKENLYVATNQGVFYHPWNKNFKESGFTLVTGTTGQAWNIKVIENQLLCAHNNGALVIEGGKVIKILDKNGYFGFRTIPSQPKFVIGSNNSNGFAIFEKTANGLEFRNQIEGLYKSSISFEIDNDYLWLKNDGLLYQMALSSDLKNFKFIKTIPNLSVNDKGVGTIQKINNCIYFQTNNHFYKYSKELDLFYEDKKMSLIFKGIPKIKALTEDTNGNLWYAFNESLGELMKNSNGSYTNIVAPFSNLTGNLVDNYLSVNTINPQDIFIGLIDGLAHYDSQLLSNTVSKPIVYIRSFAFSGDTIIFGNEKKIAEKYLIPYSANHAKFTFSSPTYENLENVEFSYQLEGFDDKWSNWSTISFKEYNYLREGNYKMKLKVRNSYGIQSEETFIPFTVSPPWYRHFLAYLIYILLTVLSIFYMRQRTKIKIRRNKYYETIEQRKLYLEKESKIRQEQYELEKEIEKLKKDKLKTKILAKDKELVNNSLQAVKKNKILNGIIYKLKDINIESFDESTKSQFTKLNRSIAKEVNTDKSWKDLEKHIKNVHFDFLKRLKEKHPRISPRELDLSTYLLINMSTKEIAEIMNVSSGGVEVARHRLRKKIGLDKNENLVSYLMSV, encoded by the coding sequence ATGAGACATATAGAATTAAGTATGATTTTTTTCCTACTCTTTGTAACCACCTTTTTTGGTCAAATCAAAAGTATTGGAGTTCCAGACATTCGAAATTATAAAAGATCTGATTATAAAGGAGGCCCTCAAAACTGGAATATTGAGCAAGATAAAAATGGAAATATTTACTTTGCCAACAATAATGGTCTATTCCAATTTGACGGTGTATCATGGCGAAAGTATGCCCTGCCAAATTCTCCCCTTATTAGATCAGTAAAAATTGATGATTCGGGCAAAATATTTGTTGGAGGCTCTGATGATTTTGGCTATTTCAAACCTAATTCTAAAGGAAAACTGAAATATTTTTCTTTATCTAAAATGGTAAATACAGCTAAAGTCAAATTAACTGGCTTCATTTGGAAGATACATATACATAAAGGGGAAGTTATTTTTCAATCTTTTGAAAGAGCATATATCTATAAAAACAACAAAATTAGATTATTAGAGGCTCCCACAAAGTTCCAATTTTCATTCCTAGTAAATAACCACTTGTATTTTCAAGATAAGACAGCAGGGATAGTAGAGTATAAAAACGGAAAACTATTCCAGCTAAAAAATACCACCATTTTAAATAATACGGAAATCTGGGGTATCTTTCCTATGTCCGAGAACAAGTTGCTCGCCGCTACTTTAAACAAGGGGCTGTTTATTTACAAAAATGATAAAATGATACCATGGGGTACCGAAGCAAATGTTTTCATCAAAAAGAATGGTTCACTTGGAGGCGTAGCTATAAAAGATAAATTCATTGTTCTCAATTCAGTTTTAGACGGAATAATTATTTGTGATTTAAACGGGAAAATTATCCAGCATATTGATCGCACCAAAGGACTCCAGAATAATACCGTGCTAACCTCTTTTATTGACAACAAGAATAATCTTTGGCTTGGTTTAGATAGCGGAATTGCATTTATTAACGAAAACTCTCCCTTTAGCTATTTTGGTTTTAGTTATAATCTAGGTACTGTTTATGGATCAGTCGTTTATAAAGAAAATCTGTATGTGGCAACAAATCAAGGCGTTTTTTATCATCCTTGGAACAAAAACTTCAAAGAAAGTGGTTTTACACTAGTAACAGGAACGACAGGTCAAGCCTGGAATATTAAAGTAATCGAAAACCAATTATTATGTGCACATAACAATGGGGCTTTAGTCATTGAAGGCGGGAAGGTTATAAAAATACTGGATAAAAATGGTTATTTTGGATTTCGAACAATCCCCAGTCAGCCAAAATTTGTCATAGGATCAAATAATAGCAATGGGTTTGCCATATTTGAAAAGACAGCTAATGGTTTAGAATTCAGAAATCAAATTGAAGGCCTTTATAAATCTTCTATATCTTTCGAAATTGACAATGACTATTTATGGCTAAAAAATGATGGATTATTATATCAAATGGCACTGTCTTCAGATTTAAAAAATTTTAAATTCATAAAAACCATTCCTAATTTATCCGTTAATGATAAAGGAGTTGGAACGATTCAGAAAATAAATAACTGTATTTATTTTCAAACAAACAATCATTTTTACAAATATTCAAAAGAACTAGACTTATTTTATGAAGATAAAAAAATGAGTTTGATCTTTAAAGGCATTCCCAAAATTAAAGCACTAACTGAGGATACCAATGGAAACCTCTGGTATGCATTTAATGAATCATTAGGCGAATTAATGAAAAACAGCAACGGCAGCTATACAAATATTGTTGCCCCATTTTCAAACTTGACAGGTAATTTAGTCGATAATTATCTTTCTGTAAATACCATCAATCCCCAAGACATATTTATAGGACTTATAGACGGATTAGCACATTACGATTCCCAATTATTAAGCAATACGGTAAGTAAGCCTATCGTTTATATTCGAAGTTTTGCTTTTTCAGGCGACACAATAATCTTCGGGAACGAGAAAAAAATAGCTGAAAAATATTTAATCCCGTATTCTGCAAATCATGCAAAATTTACATTTTCATCCCCCACTTATGAAAATCTTGAAAATGTTGAATTCTCTTATCAATTAGAAGGTTTTGATGACAAATGGAGTAATTGGTCAACAATTTCATTTAAAGAATATAACTACTTAAGAGAAGGTAATTACAAGATGAAATTAAAAGTAAGAAATAGCTATGGAATTCAATCAGAAGAAACATTTATCCCTTTTACAGTTTCTCCACCATGGTATAGACATTTTTTAGCGTATTTAATTTATATTCTGCTTACAGTTTTATCAATATTTTATATGAGACAAAGAACAAAAATAAAAATAAGAAGGAACAAATATTATGAAACCATTGAGCAAAGAAAACTTTATCTGGAAAAGGAATCAAAAATCAGACAAGAACAATACGAGCTGGAGAAAGAAATTGAAAAACTAAAAAAAGACAAGCTTAAAACTAAGATTTTAGCAAAAGACAAGGAGCTGGTCAATAATTCTTTACAAGCAGTAAAGAAAAACAAAATTCTAAACGGAATCATTTATAAACTAAAAGACATTAATATAGAATCATTTGATGAATCTACTAAATCCCAATTTACTAAATTAAACAGAAGTATTGCAAAAGAGGTAAATACAGATAAAAGCTGGAAGGATTTAGAAAAACACATCAAAAATGTCCACTTTGATTTTTTGAAAAGATTAAAAGAAAAGCATCCGAGAATTTCACCTCGAGAACTAGATTTGTCTACTTATTTGTTAATTAATATGTCAACAAAAGAAATTGCGGAAATCATGAATGTTTCGAGTGGAGGAGTGGAAGTTGCCCGCCACCGTTTAAGAAAAAAAATTGGTCTGGATAAAAATGAAAATCTTGTTAGTTACTTGATGAGTGTATAA
- a CDS encoding histidine kinase: MDNEKENNVKHFLDLIQKSRKGKFKVYIGMSAGVGKTFRMLQEAHTLLKNGIDVKIGYIETHNRKETHDLLEGLPVIPRRAIFYKGKQLEEMDVQAIINLRPEVVIVDELAHTNIEGSKNEKRWQDVLEILEAGINVISAVNIQHIESLNEDVKRITNVDVLERIPDNVLRLADEVVNIDLTSEDLIDRLKEGKIYTADKIQTALSNFFKSDQILQLRELALREVASQVVRKVENEVPKNHALRHEKLLACISSNDKTAKIIIRKTARLASYYNSDWYVLYVETPKESPDKIALDKQRHLINNFKLATQLGAEVIKIESKNISDGILKIVEQKQITTVCVGKPHFSLFKVILSTTIFNRLLNSLSLSNIDLVILS, from the coding sequence ATGGATAACGAAAAAGAAAATAATGTCAAGCACTTTCTGGATTTAATTCAAAAATCACGCAAAGGAAAGTTTAAAGTCTATATTGGGATGAGTGCCGGTGTGGGCAAAACTTTCAGGATGCTACAGGAAGCACATACGCTGTTGAAAAACGGAATTGATGTGAAAATTGGGTATATCGAAACACACAATCGTAAAGAAACGCACGATTTGTTGGAAGGATTACCAGTAATTCCGCGTCGGGCTATTTTTTACAAAGGAAAACAGCTCGAAGAAATGGATGTGCAGGCGATTATCAATTTGCGTCCTGAAGTAGTAATAGTTGATGAATTGGCGCACACGAATATTGAAGGCAGTAAAAATGAAAAGCGCTGGCAGGATGTTTTAGAGATTCTGGAAGCAGGAATCAATGTGATTTCTGCCGTAAATATTCAGCATATTGAGAGTTTAAATGAAGACGTAAAACGAATCACCAATGTTGACGTTCTAGAGCGAATTCCTGATAACGTGCTGCGGTTGGCCGATGAGGTAGTTAATATTGATTTGACTTCGGAGGACTTGATTGATCGCTTGAAAGAAGGTAAAATTTATACAGCCGACAAAATTCAGACAGCTTTGAGTAATTTTTTTAAGTCTGATCAAATTTTGCAATTGCGGGAATTGGCTTTGCGGGAAGTTGCAAGCCAGGTTGTTCGAAAAGTAGAAAATGAAGTTCCTAAAAATCATGCTTTACGACACGAAAAGTTGCTGGCCTGCATTAGCAGTAACGATAAAACGGCCAAAATAATTATTCGAAAAACAGCACGATTGGCCAGCTATTACAATAGTGACTGGTATGTTCTTTATGTGGAAACTCCGAAAGAGAGCCCCGATAAAATAGCACTTGACAAACAACGGCACTTGATTAATAATTTTAAATTAGCAACACAATTAGGTGCTGAAGTGATTAAAATCGAGAGTAAAAATATCAGTGATGGCATACTTAAAATAGTGGAGCAAAAACAAATCACAACAGTTTGTGTTGGGAAACCGCATTTTAGTTTGTTTAAAGTGATATTATCGACCACTATTTTTAATCGATTATTGAATAGTTTATCTTTATCTAACATTGACCTTGTAATTTTATCATAA
- a CDS encoding porin has translation MKRILVTALIAFGFTTIYAQVESKSPITFSGYVDIYYSYDFGKPNDHTKPGFIYSYNRSNEVNLNLGMAKVNYAKENVRANFALMAGTYAQYNMAAEQDLLKNIYEANAGVKISKDYNLWIDAGVMPSHIGSESAIGKDCMTLTRSIGADNTPFYESGVKIGYTSKSEKWYLAAMYLNGWQRIQKVDGNHTPAFGTQVTFKPTVKVALNWSTYVGNEQPDIDKKWRYFNDFYGTFKLTDKTSVIAGFDIGAQQSAKRSSDYDVWYTPSAIVQYKPTNKIQLAARGEYYQDEKGVIIPTGTPNGFKTYGFSANFDYLPVENVMFRIEARTLNSKDEIFLKDNNPTNSNVCITTSLAISI, from the coding sequence ATGAAAAGAATACTAGTTACTGCTTTAATAGCTTTTGGTTTTACAACAATTTATGCTCAAGTAGAGTCTAAAAGTCCAATTACGTTCTCTGGTTATGTAGATATCTACTACAGTTATGATTTTGGGAAACCGAATGATCATACCAAACCGGGATTTATTTACAGTTATAATCGATCCAATGAAGTGAATTTGAATTTAGGCATGGCTAAAGTGAATTATGCGAAAGAGAATGTTCGAGCCAATTTTGCGCTTATGGCTGGAACGTATGCACAATACAACATGGCAGCAGAACAAGATTTGTTGAAAAATATTTATGAAGCTAATGCAGGCGTTAAAATTTCCAAAGATTACAATCTATGGATTGATGCGGGAGTTATGCCGTCTCATATTGGTTCTGAAAGTGCAATTGGGAAAGACTGTATGACTTTGACCCGAAGTATTGGTGCCGATAATACTCCTTTTTATGAATCTGGAGTAAAAATAGGGTACACTTCAAAATCTGAGAAATGGTATTTGGCGGCAATGTATTTAAATGGCTGGCAACGAATTCAGAAAGTTGATGGTAATCATACACCAGCTTTTGGAACTCAAGTGACTTTTAAACCAACGGTAAAAGTTGCATTAAACTGGAGCACTTATGTAGGGAATGAACAACCGGATATTGATAAGAAATGGCGTTATTTTAATGATTTTTATGGAACATTCAAATTGACGGATAAAACAAGTGTAATCGCAGGTTTTGATATTGGAGCGCAGCAATCCGCTAAAAGAAGCAGTGATTATGATGTTTGGTACACTCCATCGGCAATCGTTCAATACAAGCCAACAAACAAAATTCAATTGGCTGCGAGAGGGGAATATTACCAAGATGAAAAAGGGGTAATTATTCCAACAGGAACGCCAAATGGTTTTAAAACTTATGGTTTCTCGGCAAACTTTGATTATTTGCCAGTAGAAAATGTAATGTTTAGAATAGAAGCCCGAACTTTGAATAGCAAAGATGAAATCTTTTTGAAGGATAATAATCCGACAAATAGTAATGTGTGCATAACTACATCTTTAGCGATATCAATCTAA